The genomic segment CTCCACGTACAGCCTCATCTATGGCTCCCTGGCCACCAGCATCGCGCTGCTGGTGTGGATGTACATCATCTCGGTGATCGTCCTGCTGGGAGCGGAGTTCAACGCGCAGCTCTTCCCCAAGGCGGCATCGGGCAAGGTCCCGGCACAAGAGAAGGAACTTCAGGTACGCTAACGAGGCCCATGACACTGAGGGAACTGCAGGAAGAGGCAAGACCGCGGGCGGGCGAAAGCGCGCAGCCACGCGTCTGGCGCAAGGCCAAGATCGTGTGCACCATCGGGCCTTCCAGCAGCTCGGAGGCGATGCTGCGGGAGCTGATGCGGCTGGGCATGGATGTGGCGCGGCTGAATTTCTCCCACGGCACGCACGAGGAGCACGCCCGGGTGATCGAGCGCATCCGCCGCTCCGCAGAGAGGGAAGGCCGTTCCCTCTGCATCCTCCAGGACTTGCAGGGCCCGAAGATTCGCACCGGGCGGCTGAAGCACCGCACCCCGGTGGCGCTGAAAGCTGGCTCCAAGGTCACGATCACGCCCCGGGACGTGCCGGGCACGGCTTCGCTGCTCTCGACCACCTACAGCGAGCTGGCCCGCGACGCGGAGCCGGGCTCGCGGATACTGCTCTCCGACGGCCTCATCGAGCTGCGGGTGCGCGCCGTCCACGGCGACGACGTGGAGTGCGAGGTCATCAACGGCGGCCTGCTGGGTGAGCACAAGGGCATCAACCTGCCGGGCGCCGCCATGAGCGTGCCCGCGATCTCCGAAAAGGACATGGCGGACATCGCCTTCGGCCTCAAGCACGGGGTGGACGCCATCGCCGCCTCCTTCATCCGGACGGCGGAGGACGTGCTCGCCGCCAAGCGCTACATCAGCGCCAAGGGCGGGACCCAGCCGGTCATCGCCAAGCTGGAAAAGCCGCAGGCTATCGAGCACCTGGAAGAGATCTTCGACGCGGCCGACGGGGTGATGGTGGCGCGCGGCGACCTGGGGGTGGAGGTGCCACCGGAAAAGGTGCCGGTGATCCAGAAGCACATCATCCGGCGGGCGGCGGAGTGGCGCAAGCCGGTCATCACCGCCACCCAGATGCTGGAGAGCATGATCGAGAACCCGCGGCCCACCCGGGCCGAGGCCAGCGACGTGGCCAACGCCATCTTCGATGGCACCGACGCGGTGATGCTCTCGGCGGAGTCGGCCAGCGGCAAGTACCCGCGCGAAGCCGTGGCTATGATGGCGAAGATCATCGTCGAGACCGAGGGCCACATGCTCAACGGGCAGGGGCAGCGGCATCGCCGCAGCGCGCGGCGGCTGTCCATCCAGGAGACCATCTGCGAATCGGTCGCGCACGCCGCCCAGGACCTGGAGATGAGCGCCATCGCGGTGTTCACCGAGACCGGGACGACGGCGCGATTGATCTCCAAGTATCGCCCCAAGGCGCACATCTTCGCCTTCACCAGCAACCAGGCGGTCTGCAACCGGATGAGCCTGCTGTGGGGAGTGCGTCCCAGCCTGTGCGAGGTCGCTCCCTCGGCCGAGGACATGCTGCGGGTGGCGCAGACGGAGCTCCTGCACAACGGGGCGGTGCATCCCGGCGACGTCATGGGTATCGTGGCCGGGACGCAAAGGTCGTCGGGCTCCACCAATTTCATGCGCCTGCACGTGGTCGGCGCGTCCGAAGCCGCCGGGCCCGGGCGGCGCCGCGTGCCCCGGCAGGAACGCGGAAAGCGATAAAGCGAGGTCATCATGGAGATCATGGCGATGGCCATCTTCGTGGCCCGGGAAGGCAAGGAAGGCGAGCTGTTCGCGGTGGTGCGCGAGTTCTATTCCATGCTGCGCCGCAAAGGCTACAGCCGCGACCTGCTTTACCGCGACGTCAAGAACCCGCGCCGCTTCATCCACCTGCGCTATTGGAAGTCGGAGGAGACCCGTGCCGAGGCCCACGAGGACCCCGACGTCCACCGCTTCTGGCAACGGATGGGCCTGCTGTGCGACATGGAGTCGGTGACCGAGCGCATGGAAGAGCTCGACTGGCAGGCCGAAGCCGCGGACTGACTCGGTTCAAAACTCCGGGAAAACTTGAGTAACCAGCACGGCTCAGGATGCGCTTGCGGCGGAGCGCCTTTCAGAGCACAATGCCGCCTACATGGAAGCTGGAATCGTCACCAAAGCCAAGCGGGTGCTGATCGCGGAGGACGACGTCACCCTGGCGACTGCCCTGACCAAGCTTCTGGAGCAGGCGGGCTTTGAGGCCACTTCGGCGTTCGACGGCCGCGAGGCCCTGGACGAGCTGCAGCGCCAGCCCTACGACCTGCTGGTGCTCGATATCCGCATGCCCGTGGTCGACGGTTTCCAGGTGATGGAGAGCCTGCAGAAGGCAGCCCCCCGGCCCAAGGTCATCGTCATCACCGCCGACACCGCCCAGGAAACCGTGCTCCAGGCCATGAAGGAGCAGGTGTACCAGTTCGTCCCCAAGCCCTTCTCGCTGCGGGCGCTGGTGCAGATGGTAGGCAACGCGCTGAACGAGGACGTTCCCCCCATCGAGGTGGTTTCGGCGCGGCCGCACTGGGTGGAACTGCTGGTGCCCTGCCATCGCGAGACCGCGGAGCGCATCACCAACTTCATGGCCCAGGTGAAGGGCGACCTTCCCCAGGAGGTGCGCGACTCCGTCGGCCAGGCGTTTCGCGAGATGCTGCTCAACGCCGTGGAGTGGGGCGGGCGCTTCGATCCCAGCCGCAAGGTGCGCATCGCCTACCTGCGCGCCAACCGCATGGTCATGTACCGCATCGCCGACCCCGGCGCCGGCTTCACCTTCAAAGAGCTGGCCCATGCCGCGATCGCCTATCCCGACGATCCCATCGCCCACATGAAGGTGCGCGAGGAGAAGGGCCTGCGGCCCGGCGGCTTCGGCATCCTGCTCACCCGCAGCGTGGTCGATGAGCTCATCTACAACGAGAAGCACAATGAGGTGGTGCTGATCAAGTACCTGTAAGCCGTATTCATATGCGGAGATTCGCGCTCATAGCAGTCATCATCGTGTGGTGTGCGTTGGCGTTCGCTACATCGGCACAGGATGCCAGAAGCGAACTGAATGCCGGTGTCGAAGCATACAAGGCGGGACGCCTAGATGAAGCGGTCACGCATTTTCAAGCGGTTGTCTTATTGGAACCGCAACTCCTCGTGGGTCACCTTTATCTGGGTACGGCACTTGCACAGCAGTATGTGCCAGGAGTCGAGGAGCCTAGTAACAAACAGATCGCCGAGCATGCGCTTGAAGAGTTTCACAAAGTGCTTGATCTCGATGCCGACAATCTGAACGCACTAAAGGCGATTGGTGCGTTGTCGTTTCAGCTGAAGCGATTCGAAGAGGCCCGGCAGTATCAGGAGAAAGTGATCGCCCATGACCCGAAGGACGAGGCAGCGTATTACACGATTGGCGTGATTCGTTGGATAGAGAGCTACCAGCCCCGGATGGAGCTGAGGTCGAAGCTTGGCCTTAAGCCTGACGAAGCATTGATCTTGCTGCCGGAATGCGGACAGGTCCGTGAAGCGAATTGGGACAAGGTGGAGGCCGGAATCCGCTCCCTCTCGCGTGCCCTTGGATTGCGGCCAGACTACGACGACGCGATGGCCTACCTTAATCTGCTTTACCACGAACGAGCCGATCTCCAGTGTGGTGATCCGGTTGCGCGCGAGAAAGATCTCGCGACCGCCGACGAGTGGGTTGACAAGACCATGC from the Terriglobales bacterium genome contains:
- the pyk gene encoding pyruvate kinase — encoded protein: MTLRELQEEARPRAGESAQPRVWRKAKIVCTIGPSSSSEAMLRELMRLGMDVARLNFSHGTHEEHARVIERIRRSAEREGRSLCILQDLQGPKIRTGRLKHRTPVALKAGSKVTITPRDVPGTASLLSTTYSELARDAEPGSRILLSDGLIELRVRAVHGDDVECEVINGGLLGEHKGINLPGAAMSVPAISEKDMADIAFGLKHGVDAIAASFIRTAEDVLAAKRYISAKGGTQPVIAKLEKPQAIEHLEEIFDAADGVMVARGDLGVEVPPEKVPVIQKHIIRRAAEWRKPVITATQMLESMIENPRPTRAEASDVANAIFDGTDAVMLSAESASGKYPREAVAMMAKIIVETEGHMLNGQGQRHRRSARRLSIQETICESVAHAAQDLEMSAIAVFTETGTTARLISKYRPKAHIFAFTSNQAVCNRMSLLWGVRPSLCEVAPSAEDMLRVAQTELLHNGAVHPGDVMGIVAGTQRSSGSTNFMRLHVVGASEAAGPGRRRVPRQERGKR
- a CDS encoding antibiotic biosynthesis monooxygenase, whose protein sequence is MEIMAMAIFVAREGKEGELFAVVREFYSMLRRKGYSRDLLYRDVKNPRRFIHLRYWKSEETRAEAHEDPDVHRFWQRMGLLCDMESVTERMEELDWQAEAAD
- a CDS encoding response regulator, with protein sequence MEAGIVTKAKRVLIAEDDVTLATALTKLLEQAGFEATSAFDGREALDELQRQPYDLLVLDIRMPVVDGFQVMESLQKAAPRPKVIVITADTAQETVLQAMKEQVYQFVPKPFSLRALVQMVGNALNEDVPPIEVVSARPHWVELLVPCHRETAERITNFMAQVKGDLPQEVRDSVGQAFREMLLNAVEWGGRFDPSRKVRIAYLRANRMVMYRIADPGAGFTFKELAHAAIAYPDDPIAHMKVREEKGLRPGGFGILLTRSVVDELIYNEKHNEVVLIKYL
- a CDS encoding tetratricopeptide repeat protein; this encodes MRRFALIAVIIVWCALAFATSAQDARSELNAGVEAYKAGRLDEAVTHFQAVVLLEPQLLVGHLYLGTALAQQYVPGVEEPSNKQIAEHALEEFHKVLDLDADNLNALKAIGALSFQLKRFEEARQYQEKVIAHDPKDEAAYYTIGVIRWIESYQPRMELRSKLGLKPDEALILLPECGQVREANWDKVEAGIRSLSRALGLRPDYDDAMAYLNLLYHERADLQCGDPVAREKDLATADEWVDKTMQVKRAKRRPN